The following coding sequences lie in one Niabella agricola genomic window:
- a CDS encoding exo-alpha-sialidase, whose protein sequence is MQLKHYILVFLISTASLLHAQNDTVRYTGEILSNVDYHHGQLTPAVGVHNIQVFRANRQHPEWAGGMNWTYNHQPMICYWNHTFYLHFLSDPVGEHIAPGATYLLTSKDGYTWSKPVTLFPVYRIPDGFKKKEDSVVAKSTDAVMHQRMGFYVTKNNKLLALGYYGIALHPKDDPNDGNGIGRVVREIKPDGSFGPVYFIRYNHDFNEKNTHYPFYKRSKDKAFVAACDELLTQPLQMQQWVEEADRNDPLIPLKKEFKAFNYYHLPDQRVVGLWKYALTSISSDGGRTWQYNPTRAPGFVNANAKIWGQKTGSGKYITVYNPSEFRWPLAVSTSDDGLNYKDLLLVNGEITSMRYGGNYKSYGPQYVRGIQEGNGAPPDGRTWVGYSMNKEDIWVAAIPQKITGYVNEDVSEVFSQMDAGTALAGWNLYSPLWAKAGIEQQEGENVLRLHDEDPFDYVKAERVVPESEHMRIAFAVTPRQSDHGRLDIEFQDARNTPAIRISFDSTGSLITKAGYRDKGLMKYESGKKYELVIEVNTRTRFYTVTINGSKPSNNILFAPIHRLHHISFRTGSVRRFPDADTPTDQLYDLPGAGEKDKEAVFDVHYFKSTKL, encoded by the coding sequence ATGCAATTGAAACACTACATACTGGTATTTCTGATTTCAACAGCATCGCTCCTGCATGCGCAGAACGATACCGTCCGTTATACCGGTGAAATCTTATCCAATGTGGATTATCATCACGGGCAGTTGACGCCGGCAGTGGGCGTGCACAATATACAGGTGTTCCGCGCCAATCGTCAGCACCCGGAATGGGCGGGTGGTATGAACTGGACCTACAATCACCAGCCTATGATCTGTTACTGGAACCATACCTTTTATCTTCATTTTTTAAGCGACCCTGTTGGAGAACATATTGCACCGGGCGCCACCTACCTGCTCACCTCCAAAGATGGTTATACCTGGAGCAAGCCGGTAACCTTATTCCCGGTATATCGGATACCCGATGGATTTAAAAAGAAAGAGGATTCGGTGGTTGCAAAAAGTACCGACGCGGTGATGCACCAGCGCATGGGTTTTTATGTGACAAAAAACAACAAGCTACTGGCGCTGGGTTATTATGGTATTGCCCTGCATCCGAAAGATGACCCCAATGATGGAAACGGCATCGGTCGCGTGGTGCGGGAAATAAAGCCGGACGGCAGTTTTGGCCCGGTGTATTTTATCCGTTATAATCATGATTTTAATGAAAAGAACACGCATTATCCTTTTTATAAAAGATCGAAAGATAAAGCCTTTGTTGCCGCCTGTGATGAATTGCTGACGCAACCCCTGCAGATGCAGCAATGGGTGGAGGAAGCCGACCGGAATGATCCGCTGATCCCATTGAAGAAAGAATTCAAGGCCTTTAATTATTACCATTTGCCGGATCAGCGTGTAGTGGGTCTTTGGAAATATGCCCTCACCAGCATCAGCAGCGATGGCGGCCGTACCTGGCAGTACAACCCTACGCGCGCGCCCGGTTTTGTAAATGCCAATGCAAAAATATGGGGACAAAAGACAGGGAGCGGTAAATATATCACGGTTTATAATCCTTCTGAATTCCGCTGGCCGCTGGCGGTTTCTACAAGCGATGACGGGCTGAACTATAAGGATCTGTTGCTGGTGAATGGTGAAATTACATCCATGCGTTATGGAGGTAATTATAAATCATATGGACCCCAGTATGTACGCGGCATCCAGGAAGGGAATGGAGCGCCGCCGGATGGCAGGACCTGGGTAGGATATAGTATGAACAAGGAAGACATCTGGGTAGCGGCGATTCCTCAAAAGATCACCGGTTATGTAAATGAAGATGTAAGCGAAGTGTTTTCACAGATGGATGCGGGAACAGCGCTCGCCGGATGGAATCTTTACAGCCCGCTGTGGGCAAAGGCAGGTATTGAACAACAGGAGGGCGAAAACGTATTGAGATTGCATGATGAAGATCCTTTCGATTATGTAAAGGCGGAGCGGGTAGTGCCGGAGTCGGAACATATGCGGATCGCGTTTGCTGTAACGCCCCGGCAATCGGATCATGGGCGCCTGGATATTGAATTCCAGGATGCGCGGAATACACCCGCCATCCGTATCAGCTTTGACTCCACCGGTTCGCTGATCACAAAAGCGGGTTACCGCGATAAAGGACTGATGAAGTACGAATCCGGAAAAAAATATGAGTTGGTGATCGAGGTAAATACCCGCACCCGTTTTTATACGGTGACCATTAACGGTAGCAAACCTTCCAACAATATTTTATTTGCGCCCATACACCGGCTGCATCACATCAGTTTCCGTACGGGCAGCGTGCGGCGTTTTCCCGATGCCGATACGCCTACCGACCAGCTATATGACCTGCCAGGTGCTGGTGAAAAAGATAAAGAAGCGGTATTTGATGTCCATTATTTTAAATCGACAAAGTTGTAA
- a CDS encoding glycoside hydrolase family 43 protein: MKRIIIILITAIAVSSCSNRAYLFTSFHEPADAGLRMLYSYDGYHWTDFDTVFLKPTVGQQKVMRDPSMVQGPDGVFHLVWTSSWRGDKGFGYASSKDLIHWSEQRMIPVMEQEPSTVNVWAPELFYDDAAKDYKIIWASTIPGRFERGAEEDSNNHRMYVTTTKDFKTFTPAKLFLDPGFSVIDAVIVKKQKEDYVLVLKDNTRPERNLKVAFSDNASGPWKNVSKPFSDNFTEGPSVVRVKDRWLIYYDSYRKKIYEVKATKDFHHFEDVTGQVTVPEGHKHGTIVPVKKKIVRRLLRWFKE, translated from the coding sequence TTGAAAAGAATTATAATCATACTAATCACGGCGATCGCTGTCAGCTCCTGTTCCAACCGGGCCTACCTCTTCACATCCTTTCATGAACCGGCGGATGCGGGATTGCGTATGCTGTACAGTTACGACGGCTATCACTGGACGGATTTTGATACGGTCTTCCTGAAACCAACAGTGGGACAGCAAAAAGTAATGCGCGATCCTTCGATGGTACAGGGGCCGGATGGCGTTTTTCATTTGGTATGGACCAGCAGCTGGAGGGGCGATAAAGGATTTGGTTATGCTTCGTCAAAAGATTTGATTCACTGGAGTGAGCAACGAATGATCCCGGTAATGGAACAGGAGCCTTCAACAGTAAATGTATGGGCGCCGGAATTATTTTATGATGATGCGGCAAAGGATTACAAGATCATCTGGGCCAGCACCATTCCCGGTCGTTTTGAGCGGGGCGCGGAAGAAGACAGCAATAACCACCGGATGTATGTGACCACTACTAAGGATTTTAAAACATTCACGCCCGCAAAATTATTCCTGGATCCCGGTTTTAGCGTGATCGATGCCGTGATCGTTAAAAAACAAAAAGAGGATTATGTACTGGTGTTAAAGGACAATACAAGACCGGAGCGGAACCTGAAAGTGGCTTTTTCAGATAATGCATCAGGACCCTGGAAAAACGTATCAAAGCCATTCTCCGATAATTTTACGGAAGGCCCTTCGGTAGTGAGGGTAAAGGACCGGTGGCTGATCTATTATGATTCCTATCGCAAAAAGATCTACGAGGTAAAGGCCACAAAGGATTTTCATCATTTTGAGGATGTCACCGGTCAGGTTACGGTACCGGAGGGACATAAACATGGTACGATCGTGCCGGTAAAGAAAAAGATCGTACGGCGATTGCTCAGGTGGTTTAAAGAATGA
- a CDS encoding glycoside hydrolase family 140 protein encodes MSRLLYIFVFFLTGWLLPAGVQAQELQPVKISRNKRFFQTADGKPFFWLGDTGWLLFVRLTREEVITYLDARKQQGFNVIQVMVLHDVKNARNVYGDDAIEGGDASKPITTPGADPADSVAYDFWDHIDFVIREAAKRGLYMALVPVWGSNVKEGRVTTAQAAVFAKFLAERYKDQSNIIWMNGGDIKGTDGLNVWNTIGSTIKKYDPRHLMTFHPRGRYSSSDWFHTASWLDFNMFQSGHRTYAQDTSVSENNHFGEDNWKYVNVDYRLKPVKPTLDGEPSYENIPHGLHDSLQPRWKAADLRRYAYWSVFAGGAGFTYGENAVMQFNTKGFKDANYGVTQGWKQAVHAPGAQQMKFIKELLLAYDYNSRVPAQELLVDNKGSRYNYLLATKGRGYAMVYTYSGKPFKVDLSRLGFKPAKAKWFYPANGKYAPVKLSRPAGVVSFDPPEAKTDAEGTDRVLVLEE; translated from the coding sequence ATGAGCAGACTATTGTACATTTTCGTTTTCTTTTTGACCGGATGGCTCCTCCCGGCCGGGGTGCAGGCACAGGAGTTGCAACCGGTAAAGATCTCCCGGAATAAACGTTTTTTTCAAACCGCAGATGGCAAACCCTTCTTTTGGCTGGGAGATACGGGGTGGTTATTGTTTGTACGACTGACCCGCGAAGAAGTGATCACCTATCTGGATGCCCGGAAGCAACAGGGCTTTAACGTGATTCAGGTGATGGTGCTGCACGATGTAAAAAATGCCCGGAATGTATATGGCGATGATGCTATTGAAGGCGGTGATGCATCCAAACCCATTACGACACCGGGTGCTGATCCGGCCGACTCCGTGGCTTATGATTTCTGGGACCATATAGATTTCGTGATCCGCGAGGCGGCAAAGCGCGGACTGTATATGGCATTGGTTCCCGTTTGGGGCAGCAATGTAAAAGAAGGAAGGGTTACCACGGCACAGGCTGCTGTATTTGCAAAATTCCTGGCGGAGCGGTATAAAGATCAATCCAATATTATCTGGATGAACGGAGGGGATATAAAAGGGACCGATGGCCTTAATGTGTGGAATACCATCGGATCAACTATCAAAAAATATGATCCTCGTCACCTGATGACCTTTCATCCCCGGGGGCGCTATTCTTCTTCCGACTGGTTTCATACAGCCTCCTGGCTTGATTTTAATATGTTTCAAAGTGGGCACCGTACGTATGCACAGGATACCAGTGTGAGCGAGAACAATCATTTCGGAGAAGATAACTGGAAATACGTCAACGTGGATTACCGCCTGAAGCCGGTAAAGCCCACACTGGATGGCGAACCTTCGTATGAAAATATTCCGCATGGATTGCATGATAGCTTACAACCAAGATGGAAGGCGGCCGACCTGCGACGATATGCCTACTGGAGTGTGTTTGCCGGTGGTGCCGGGTTTACCTATGGCGAGAACGCGGTAATGCAGTTCAATACAAAGGGATTTAAGGACGCCAACTATGGAGTAACGCAAGGGTGGAAGCAGGCCGTTCATGCTCCCGGGGCACAACAAATGAAGTTTATTAAAGAGCTGCTGCTGGCGTATGATTATAATAGTCGCGTTCCCGCACAGGAGCTCCTTGTTGACAATAAGGGATCACGCTATAATTACCTGCTTGCAACAAAAGGACGGGGATACGCGATGGTTTATACATACAGCGGCAAACCATTTAAGGTAGATCTTTCCCGCCTCGGTTTTAAGCCGGCAAAAGCAAAATGGTTTTATCCGGCAAATGGAAAATATGCGCCGGTAAAATTAAGCCGGCCGGCTGGGGTGGTGTCATTTGATCCGCCGGAGGCGAAGACAGATGCCGAAGGCACAGACCGGGTGCTGGTGTTGGAGGAATAG
- a CDS encoding MGH1-like glycoside hydrolase domain-containing protein yields MRVRLLYSVLFLMIATGSKAQVLQADAFKHYVDRFNTMEDENIVQAIPNAASWEWMKANIPLFECPDKNWEELYYYRWWTLRKHIKQTDQGYVFTEFLVQRSYADKYNLISSGLGHHIYEARWLHDKKYMDDNLHIWYRGNGGKPMKKLRFYSGWNADAVYHRYLVNGDKNFLLDLYPDLEADYKGWEEERKAKSGLFWQYDVRDAMEETISGGRREKNPRPSINGYMYGNAKALALIATMKGFSEDAALFNKKADTIKKQTEALLWNPAADFFEVRKEKGDTLANVMEEIGFIPWYFNMPGGQYNKAWKRLMDAKHFYAPFGITTADRSHPGFRTHGCCNCEWDGAVWPFATAQTLTAMGNFLRSYQQSIISRKDYYQLMDTYVRSQHRDGKPYIGEYLDEKTGAWLKGEERSRYYNHSTFNDLVISGIAGLVPRADNRIEVNPLLPAGTWDWFALDNVLYHGKIITIIWDRTGKKYHKGKGLSVWADGKLVQRSKRLTKITGEL; encoded by the coding sequence ATGCGGGTAAGATTGCTATATAGTGTATTGTTCTTGATGATAGCTACGGGATCAAAAGCCCAGGTATTGCAGGCGGATGCATTTAAACATTATGTAGACCGGTTCAATACCATGGAAGATGAGAACATTGTTCAGGCCATCCCCAATGCGGCTTCCTGGGAATGGATGAAGGCTAATATCCCGCTTTTTGAATGTCCGGATAAAAACTGGGAGGAGTTGTATTACTATCGCTGGTGGACCCTGCGCAAGCATATAAAACAAACAGATCAGGGCTATGTATTCACCGAATTTCTTGTACAGCGTTCTTATGCAGATAAATATAACCTGATCAGCAGCGGGCTGGGGCATCATATTTATGAAGCCCGCTGGCTACATGATAAAAAATACATGGATGATAACCTGCATATTTGGTACAGGGGAAATGGCGGAAAGCCGATGAAAAAGCTCCGGTTTTACAGTGGCTGGAATGCGGATGCGGTTTACCATCGCTACCTGGTAAATGGCGACAAGAATTTTCTGCTGGATCTGTATCCCGACCTGGAAGCTGATTACAAAGGATGGGAAGAAGAGCGCAAGGCAAAAAGTGGGCTCTTCTGGCAATATGATGTGCGGGATGCCATGGAGGAAACCATCAGTGGAGGCAGAAGAGAAAAAAATCCAAGACCATCCATTAACGGGTATATGTATGGCAACGCAAAAGCACTGGCGCTAATAGCCACCATGAAGGGATTCTCTGAGGATGCGGCCTTATTCAATAAAAAAGCAGATACAATAAAAAAGCAAACCGAGGCCTTACTGTGGAATCCGGCTGCGGATTTCTTTGAAGTACGGAAAGAAAAGGGTGATACCCTGGCCAATGTAATGGAGGAGATCGGATTTATTCCCTGGTACTTCAATATGCCGGGCGGTCAATACAACAAAGCCTGGAAGCGATTGATGGATGCAAAACATTTTTATGCTCCTTTTGGCATTACCACGGCCGACCGGAGTCATCCCGGTTTCCGGACCCATGGCTGCTGCAATTGCGAATGGGATGGCGCGGTATGGCCCTTTGCCACGGCCCAGACCCTTACCGCGATGGGCAATTTCCTGCGCAGTTATCAACAATCGATCATTTCCAGGAAGGATTACTACCAGTTGATGGATACCTATGTACGCTCGCAACACCGGGATGGGAAACCTTATATCGGCGAATACCTCGATGAAAAAACCGGCGCCTGGCTGAAAGGAGAAGAGCGGAGCCGGTATTATAATCATTCCACGTTTAATGACCTGGTGATCTCCGGTATCGCCGGCCTGGTGCCAAGAGCCGATAACCGGATCGAAGTGAACCCCTTGCTCCCCGCGGGAACATGGGATTGGTTTGCGCTGGATAATGTTTTGTACCACGGAAAGATCATTACGATCATCTGGGATAGGACGGGAAAAAAATACCATAAAGGAAAAGGCTTGTCGGTTTGGGCAGATGGTAAACTGGTGCAGCGTTCCAAACGGTTAACAAAGATTACAGGAGAGTTATGA